In Macrobrachium nipponense isolate FS-2020 chromosome 30, ASM1510439v2, whole genome shotgun sequence, a genomic segment contains:
- the LOC135202349 gene encoding protein odr-4 homolog has protein sequence MVKTILAEDSLQDKLTSLAKNGAFQIGLLIGQCSPEKDFIAHLAPTPTIDEGDLSSEEDEEAVSKSDQIRSKAPDSIAKIVDAVLAQHTRQVVRMLPGGLDIIGIYVVTPQSDFTASANQSKLRSILGAVHRTASKILLGTVESTAEKCILHVCTQTLKIVCKSQEVSTTAPSVMSTVDLKFQRGGVRWQQLSYTYNINLNFWLPKDKSTQSLYKMVLTYIKPWADSVSSSLILIDSELPDDSDLLDPEAEEKPTKKKGGRGVMELTPPKVFNVEILDSCVPSTNSDGKLESSGSLRLIGALAGLAFVHSKATVGEARAAVLVDLVRSVVSRWEMHCDSLIEEPPSHLIGPIIHEPPRRVFLEGGGLPVSLCDYLFPGDTSADACQSAQELLGVKVRDEHVDDTLETFKEVETEEDVVPGEEEIREHGSTIRSGPGSCPVAYVMLAVAVGIVGLGLSYVTLQGDKMVT, from the exons ATGGTGAAAACTATTTTGGCAGAAGATAGCCTTCAGGACAAGCTCACCAGTCTAGCCAAGAATGGTGCCTTTCAAATTGGATTGCTGATTGGTCAG TGCTCTCCTGAGAAGGATTTTATTGCTCACCTGGCACCAACTCCTACAATTGATGAGGGAGATTTGAGTTCAGAAGAGGATGAGGAGGCAGTATCAAAAAGTGACCAGATAAGATCCAAGGCGCCTGATTCTATAGCAAAGATAGTGGATGCTGTTTTAGCTCAACACACAAGGCAG GTTGTACGCATGTTGCCAGGGGGACTTGACATTATTGGTATTTATGTGGTAACTCCCCAGTCTGACTTCACTGCTTCAGCCAATCAGTCCAAGCTTCGTTCTATACTTGGAGCAGTTCACCGTACAGCTTCTAAAATTCTTCTAGGAACCGTGGAATCCACAGCAGAAAAATGCATACTTCATGTGTGCACACAAACTCTCAA AATTGTATGCAAGTCTCAGGAAGTATCCACTACAGCTCCAAGTGTAATGTCTACTGTGGACTTGAAATTTCAGAGAGGTGGTGTTAGATGGCAGCAATTAAGCTACACATACAATATCAATCTCAACTTTTGGCTGCCAAAAGATAAATCAACCCAGTCTCTCTATAAAATGGTTTTG ACCTACATTAAGCCATGGGCAGATAGTGTGAGCAGTTCACTCATTCTCATTGATTCAGAGCTACCAGATGACAGTGATCTCTTAGATCCAGAAGCAGAAGAAAAACCTACTAAGAAAAAAGGAGGCCGGGGTGTTATGGAATTAACACCCCCAAAAGTTTTTAATGTAGAAATCTTGGATTCTTGTGTACCTTCGACCAACAGTGATGGAAAATTAGAAAGCTCAGGGTCTCTACGTTTAATTGGAGCATTGGCGGGTCTAGCATTCGTACATTCAAAG GCTACTGTAGGGGAAGCACGAGCAGCTGTCCTTGTAGACCTAGTACGCTCAGTTGTATCAAGATGGGAGATGCATTGTGATTCACTAATTGAAGAACCTCCATCTCATCTCATTGGTCCAATTATACATGAACCCCCAAGAAGAGTCTTCTTGGAAG GTGGGGGATTACCAGTTAGTCTTTGTGACTATTTGTTCCCAGGTGATACAAGTGCTGATGCATGTCAGTCGGCTCAAGAGCTCTTAGGGGTCAAAGTACGAGATGAGCATGTAGATGACACACTTGAAACATTCAAAG AAGTCGAGACAGAAGAAGATGTGGTGCCTGGTGAGGAAGAGATTCGTGAACATGGAAGTACTATTAGGAGTGGACCTGGTTCATGTCCTGTAGCTTATGTTATGTTAGCGGTTGCTGtaggcattgttggattaggGTTATCCTATGTTACACTTCAAGGAGACAAAATGGTTACCTAA